Within the Medicago truncatula cultivar Jemalong A17 chromosome 4, MtrunA17r5.0-ANR, whole genome shotgun sequence genome, the region GAGGGGCTGAAAAATATACAATATGTgaacaatttttcaaatttgagtAATTTGCATATAgtaaattaatttcaatcacTTCCTCCACTTGGGGGGAAAAAAggcttttaaaatttattttgttgtatGCTTCTATGGATCATTTAATACATCAGTTTTGTCACACTCTGTCCTGTATAGTTACCTCCAAAATAATGTTAGAAGGATAACCATGATTTTCCTCTCAGCCACAGTTCTAAGACCAAAAAGAGTAATCACTCACATTTAATAAGCAATAAcgtgaaggagaaaaaaaaactggCATATTGCATAAAGTAGAATCAACTTAATAGATTTGTCAAATAAATTCATACAGCAACTCAATTctcagaaagaaaaaactaaatacTGAAAAGTTGCGACGCAAACACCGTAAGCTTTTTACATCGTGTGGGAGCTTGTCATGCAAGTTACTGTTATCATCGTTGTAAAATCAACTGAAGTCAATCAAAAGACACggatccatcaagtcatcaaggTTTGCTTCAACATCGTCCTTCAAAGAAATTggcttctttcctttttcatcaACCAAATTTAGCTCAGAGGAGTGCACACGACTAGCATCGAAGCCTTCCCAATTCTCTTGTCTATAAAACATAGACTTCAATGAACCACTTTTATATGGAGAACTTGATTCTGACATCTGATATTGAGTCTCCATAGGTGGTGGAATTTGAGGATACTCACCAAGCATCTTACGTGAAGGAAATGGAAGGTATGAACATTGTGGGGGTGGAGGCAGATCTGATACCATAGCCATAGGTAAATTTCACTTGCGGTATATTAAATTCATCATCTTGTGAATCCTTAACTTGTTGGCTATTTGAACCACTTTTATTCAACTCATCATTCAGTTCCATCTTGTCAGGAAAGGGTGACATACGCTTTtcaagttttctttttcttgcattCCAAAAATTCTTGATGTCATTATCGCTTCTTCCAGGCAACTATCACAAAAGAAAGAATACAAATTAACGATCAAGAAAATACAATAACATGTAAAGCTAGATTTTCCAGAAGCTCTCTTAACCTTATACACATGCAACTTAAAACAATCAATCTCTACTAAACAACTTATAGACATGGTAATTGATAAACTCCGTGGCTTCAAACTCATAGCACAAATTGGTAACTAACAAATCTGTTTCAGTATGTTATTGTAAAAGACGTGGTAAATATGTGAGTCTCCTAAGAACAAATACAAATTAATGACATGATCACCAAAATAATCAACAAGGTATAACACAAGTGGTAAACCCTAAATTGCACAATGTGTGATCTAACGAATATGGTTGCAATTGTAGAAGGAtagataaatatttcaaataaaacaaaaagaaaagaagtaaAGCATGAAGATAAAACCTCTTGAGCCAGCTTAGACCATTTGAATTCACCAAAGTTGTTAAAGAACCGAAAGACtttggttttttcttcttcactaaacgGCCCCTTCTTCACATCTGGTCGAAGGTGATTATACCATCTTAGACGACAACTTTTACCGCAACGTATAAGCCCCGCATTTCTTGATACCTCGTTCCATTCCAATTTCTGGTTCCATGTTTTTCCACATATGCTTTTAACATTTCATCCTCTTCTTTTgaccattttccttttttcaacCCTTTGTTAGTATCCGATGATGAAGACATTGTGATGATAAGTAATAAGAACGCTTAAACTTTGAGAAGAAATATATGAAACTATGTAAGCAGTTCAAGTTTATATATATTGCACTTTTAGAAGAAATACAATGAAACTGTATTTCCGCAATACCAGGAAAATGAGAGAGTTTTAACTAATGATTAACTATAATACGAACTAAACCTATGATTTAACTAATGATTAACTGTGATTCAAGTAAGGCAATATATTTTATCCTATACGTGATTGAATTAACTACAGTTTCTTCTTTAGGCAGATATAGTTGTTAGTTAACTTTTCACATGAAAATTCTTAGATAAGCAATATAACTTGTCCCATCCCATCCCATTTTAtatgagtaatgatacatagacaccctttattttcatacacccttgtacacctaggaagagagaagaggagagaaaagagaaagtatgcttgtgcggggtccacttaactacgtgtcagatttttgtgtagGTGTTAAAGAATGTATTGCacctaagggtgtctatgtatcatatAAGGCATATAACTTATCCCAATTATATTACCATGTATATCGCACAAACCTACCTTCAAacctaaataattaaaaaaaaaaaattactttataaatttgtttgttacaatcatatcttttaaatttgaaaattatatgaattttttttagatttgtttgttacaataatatcttttaaatttgaaaattatatgattatttttagggaaaaaacttatttgaatattatttaattgtttataacataattcaattttaatttaaaatgttgatttccactattatttttcatttcaaaatttaattaatatttatttgaattatttatttataactaGCAAAAAGATGGGCACTCACGTGTCCATCTTTCCGCTTTTTTTATTGCTctaaggccccgtttggattggcttattttgagcttaattatatgggcttatctactcccatatgtctttttaaaggtgtttgggtaaataaataaaaatagcttatcatagtttcataagctgcttatgccatattttaatatataagcctaaattttcagcttaccctccggcttaacaaggagcttatggatttatgtaacctccttcgattctctctaaatccactttttcaaaacatatattttaatttttttgtttttgtttttagaaacaaacatatattttaattataatgttagttgtCTTTGGcgtgcatgagtaacaaaattgctatattaTCTTACCAAAGTAAGACAcataactaagatttttttttttaaggaagatttttattatttttttgttacgtaacaaaatgaaactgaataaataaaacaaacttaacttgtctttttttggtaacaaactgtacaatattatctttgatttttgtggtttgattctttgatttttttgttaaattaaaaatatttaaaatttcgataattgcttatttaATGTCagatccaaacacttcaatttatataagtactttttagtgtacatatccaaacataaatatgttattaagtataagagcttatgacgtaagctctaatgttataagccctaatgccataagcatctatataagctgtttatccaaacagggtctGTCTAACGCGTGTAGAGTATCAAcgatatttaataaaaaaaaaattgcatgtaAATTACAGacgatattttatataaaaaaattatatagattaaaattataagtatagatatttgtgaatttcaaatgtaacaaattCCACAAACTATAATTATCTTTTTCAAAGATAACAATTgtataacaaatataacaaaaattattttattttattttatagaaattttgcATGTAAATTacaaacgatattttatataatttttttttatagattataaatatagatatttgtGAATTTCAAATGCAACAAACTCACAAaaccatatttatctttttcaatgacaacaattatataacaaatataacaaaaattcttatcttttttaataacatcaacaattataggaaaatttgtttaagggtataattggaggAAAAAAAGTCAGTCCAAAACCCATCAAAAATCTCCtattctctttatttatttattttgaagagaaaaatttgATGTCGTTTCCTATTTATTTAGTATATATTgactaatataaattattttaaatttaataacatCACTATCACgactatattaatattaatggGATGACGGATGCCAATGTATTTGTCATTATGCTTTTCTATTGTGTTTAGTGGTATATCGATATTATCACATCTCgttgtgatttttttagtttaggtTATATAACTAGAGATTCATATTTTCGAGTTGGCAGTTTTAACCTAAAATTAAAACTGAAGAGAGTAATggactttaaaattaaaatagacaaCACTCATGAGAACAACACTTaaccagtgcgcatgcctctacgcataaATCGGATTAGTCGTTCATCTTTGATGGGTCGGAAATcgatgaaaaaattaaaaaaaaaaaaaaaaaacaatgagaaATAGTTTCATCATTTCCAACGCAGAAAGGGAATGTAGGAGAAATACAGTATTAAATTAAAACCCTGATGTGATGTTACAAACTTGGTTGGAAGAGAGTTATGACAAAtctgtcaaataaaaaattgaatacttgCACTAAACTCAGAGTGAACGAATGCCTAACTGCCaaattgtgcataaaaaaaCATCAGTCCATAACTTATgcgtaatttatttttcttttgacaccATAAGTCCATAACtatgcttaaataaaaaaaaaaaaatttgtcaggtagcctagtggttagaaattcatttttaaagtaaataagtggggtgtccggggttcgaaccccggcccctgcattgtccctaccaactgagctatgctcacggggactgcttaaataatgtttttaccatgaaaaatgatttttttttgacttaaatatgtaaattgtccctgtaatttggtgtgttttttgtttttgtctctgtatttttttttgtgttctaaaacaacccctgtaagttaataactttttgattttcgtccctcccgTCAACTGCCGTTACAAAAACGCACATGTGGCAAACGGAGGATGATGTGGCAGTGCATGACGTGGCAAACTTATTGATGAGTCACACAGtgagagggaccaaaaccaaaaaatgaaatttgtagagggaccaaagccaaaaaaacaaaattcgtaaagggaccaaaaccaaaaagcgAGAAAAAAAtagctttcttcatcttcttccttccacctCTTTTACATCTTCATCATTGTCttcataaattcatcaaaaaaccaaggaaaaaatactcagaaaagagataaaaaaaaactcaaaatcatcaTCTCACTCTCAATAGACAACTTCTCACAAACCCAAACAAAATCCCCATTGACAATGGTCAGATTGACATCTCAACACTAAAATCCACAATGTTCATAGTCCCAACTAAACTTTTATTGATAATATCgaaatcaaattataacaaCAAAATCCTCATTGTGAATGCTCGAATTCCCAATAttgaaaaaattcacaaaattctcaaattgaaaaacctaaagaatgatttttttcattACCAACTCTCGTCTCATCATTGATCTCGCATCTCTGCTGTTTCTTGGTCACTCCAAATGCTTTCTTCGTCAATTCTTTGAACTCTaatatcatcatttttgtttcgaACATTTGGATCGTGTTCTTTATTTTCGGTTGATTTGGAAGATTGTTGTGTGAAATTGGATTATAAGAGAAAGGTTTAAGTTTGATATGAATATTCTTTTCACATGAAGTTCTAGAgggataataaatataattgaaaaatatgttgGAATGTTGAATTgagataagttttattttaaagtgtGTGAAATTGGATTGCACGTTGAAGAGTGGGTATATTGAGATAAGTTCTAGAAGGTATATTGCACACAAAATTACAGagacgatttacatatttaagcttttttttttaaataaagcaTGAGTATGAATTTGCATCAAAGTGGCAAAAGACATTCTATCTAGGTGCACCTTTAGAACCACAAATCTcttatcaaaaaattattattagaatAAAAGTCAAGAGTAAAATAGAACGCAAGAACATAATAAAGAAGTAAGGGAACCGGGAATTGAGCAACTCTAAACGCAAGAACATaaatgaatttaacttttttttaggggacaAATGAATTTAACTTATTATCAACGACAAAAATTTGTcttatttaagaatttatagtaaattataattatcaatGACAAATATGTCTTGTAATTTTGTAAGTTTCAACGTCAAATATatgtttagtgtttttttttttttatatttatcaatgaCAAATGTTTATCCAACTTTTTAtgtatttgtaaataaaaaaattgtctcttgtttttttttttatatttatcactGACAATCATTTGTcctgttgtttaaaaaaaactatttgtcTCATTTTTGATGTATCAGTGACAAAAAATTGTTgcgtgttttttatttatttattagtgaGAAATGTTCATCTTATTTTCTTATACATCATTGACTAACATTTGTCgcatactttttatttatttatcgcTGACAAATTCTCATCTTGTGTTGTTACGTATCAGTGACAGACATTTGtcccttgttttttttagttgtCAACGACATATTTATTGTGTATTTTTCAATGTGACAAATATTTGTTccatatttcttttttctatgAGTAAAAGAGAGTAAgtgaaaacaaaaatgtttaccgcaaaaacagagtagaatctaaatagagtagtgatatatgtacaactcTTTGGTACAACTTCTATGACAACTTTGATTGTCTCTcatttgattggtcaaaaataatagagagaaaaaaaggaggagagagaataaaaagataatgtgagtatgagagagaaagttgtcaaaaaattgttagaaaatagttatacaaatatcatttctcatctaAATAAGGATAAGATTTCGCTTGTTTAATAGAATAAAAAGAGGAAGTCTAGCTTTAAATCAgttattttgacaaaattgcCCTAATTTTGCTTATGTATTATCAAACTAACCCAATTTAATCAGTCAAATGAGTCTATTGTTTTCTAGCTAATGAGACACATTTGGATCCTTTGGAGCTCAAGGAGATAATCTAGAATCAACCGGTTCCTTTGAAAATCTCTATTTCATATCTATGAAATAGAATCCTTACTGTATTAGTTTCTGTAAAATCCTGTGTTcaatcaaatataaattatataaacaCCAACTTGAGTGTTATCATTCTATGATTATGGTCAAACGAGCCACATACATACAAAGGATGTTGTGGCCAGCAAATTAGTCATTTCAACATGACTAGGGTGACTAAACCTATGCATTTGTTGGAGGCAAACATTGAAGAGTTGGAGGCCAGAATTGAGGCTCAAATTggggaagaaataaaaaaagacggAAAGTATAGAAATTTCTATGACCGAGAGGCTGTAACCGAAATGAAGACGGTGCTAACGTGTGGAAGAAGACCATGAACATATTCTAACCATAAGAGAAAAAATCTTACAGGAAATGGGATTGATTCAGATCATCATCAGAAGGCAGTCAAAAAGGTGTAACTGACTGTCTTTGATGGAGAAGACACCATTAGAGAATGGATTACCAGTGTTGTGACATTATGGAAGTGCAAAACATTTCAGAGGAAGTGAAATTAGGTTGACTAAACCATATAAAGAAGGATCAATTGATCTCACTTGAGAGAAATTGAAGAGGACGATGATAGAGCAGAATTTGAAAATCCATATCGAGAATTATcttaataaacaaataaattaggaATAGTAGGAATATACTGAAgcttttgagtttttttctcTTCACAGGTTAATAGGCTGCCTGAAGTGCAATATCCAGGAGTATGTTTTCCGGGTTTCAGGCCTTAATCTCATCTTCAAGCCATGCACTTAGCTGAACGTATCAAGGCAGGGAAAATTGCATTATCCTATGGTCATGGAAGTTATATATGGCAAACAAGGAATTAAAGTGAAGAAAGTTTTGAAAGACCAGGAAAGGCAGCGCAAGGGTGAGAATGGGACAGCATAACTCTAGCTACATCCACCTTAACAAACAAAACCAATAACAGATCATGAGCAGTAGACAAAACTAAATGAAAGCGATCCAGCCTCTTCTATGGTGTCATGACCGAGGTCAGAAGAAACAGGACATGATTCTACTACCTGAAACAACTGACAAATATGAAACTAATTGAGAGAGAAAGCATTCCACCCATTAATCATTATATCAGTGCAGAAACAATTAGTATTGGTGATTTTGGGAGTTTCTGAAACACTAAACAGTGGGTAAATTATTTTGGTATGACTTGCATACTTGCATTTAGATGTGCCATATTTGCTCTGGTCAGCAATAATCTTTCAAATATTCTCGAGTTATCTTATAAAGTAAAAGTGCATGATTTCATGGCAGAATTAAGTGTGCAAATGGTTTTCAGCATTTCTGCCCACCGCGACCCTAGATATGCTGACTGATCAATAATGCGTGCATGTCACTACTTCTAAACTTCTTTAGCACAAAGTCACGCCTCACTAAATACAAAGCTACCTATGTTGGAACACCCCTCAAAGGGCATGATGCAAGCTTTACCAGCATAATACTCCTAGTAACTTTAAAAATCGAAATTTGCTCGTGCCTCCTGAAGTGGTAAAAGTAGGAGTGTCAATATTTTGTACAAATCCCTAACTCATTAGCCAAAAAATCCAACCCTTTAAGCCAACTTCGCTGACTTTATTACATTAAAAGAGCATGATTGTCCATGTAGCAAATACATCATTCTAGACAGTAAAATGAGCTTGATGTCCTCTCCTTTTAACCATGCCTTTCCGCAACCCATTGACATAAACATTATATTAAGAAATTTTTGAAGCGTAACTATCTTTTTGATGAAAGAAAACAACGAAATCCATAACCATCGGTGAAATCGTAAATTATCATTTTTCCTTTCAATGCTAACAATCAATTACTTGCTTGTAAATCATCATTTTGCCTCTCAATGCTGACAACAAATGACTTGCTCATAAGTAGAATATTGCCTGTTTTCAGTTTACGGTCTGTTGAAGTTGCTGTTTATTCAGTTTTGCGGTTGAAGTTGCTTCCCATTTCAGATCCCGATATGATTACATCAAAAACTTCACTATGAAGGGAAGATTTGCTCTCTTGtaaaagcataacatttatAAAAGATCTATAATCTAAACAGATTACCTACAAAAATCTAAACCATTggaattttaatcaataaatcaACGATGTTGCTTATTATCAAACCACTAGTCGCATTTGTGTGTGGCTGCTATATTTGCTAGGGAGGTAGTTAAATTGGGATGGAATTGCAATCCATCTGCAATGATCATGATCCTCAGTTTGAGAGAAACTTATGGCAGACGTTCAAAATAcaggacactctttaagaatGCCCTCTTCTTAGTTCTTATCATTCAGAAAGTGGTGGCCAAACTAAAGCAGTCAACTGGTGTTTAGAAATTTGTTTAAAGAAAAACCTAAAACTCTGGTCTTACTGCGATGAAACTTTGGACAATACTCCAttcggtcacatttataagcaacaTTTGCGTTTtcagattcattaaataattgatgtaaGTGAAATATAATATAGTCCAGATACATCATTTCTTTAATGAATctgaaaaaacaaaagttgAAATGTGACCTGACGGAATAGTAATTTATAGGTACACATAACTCTTAAAGCGGTACTCTGGAAGACCAAATCTGTAACATCTAGGAAGATGCCTGGTACTAGGGACGAAgataaattttgaaagaaaaaaaaaattgatagaattTGAATACTTTTCAAACCTTCAATATGGTCCCTAGTACCAGACATCTTCCTAGATGTTACAACATCCTACTGTTGTTTGATTTGTGGTAGGTGAGACAAGGCGGAAGCTGTGGCATGGGAGTTACaaaaaactgaagaaaagaTTAAGCCTTCACTCAATTGAAATACATTTATCCAAGCCAAAAAGCAGATGAAATTTTATGCAAATGAACAAATAAACGATCACTAGTTTTCAGTGGGAAATTGggttttctaaaagccaaaagGATCAACCAGAGATTAGCCTCATGCTAATATGGACCATTTCAGATTGTACAGAAGTATGGGAAGGTGTCCAACAAGTTTCTGTTAGCAGCTTAGATGAGCACTCTAACTTATTTGAGGAGTACTTTGTGTGTCCTACAAGTTTCTGCTAGCAGCTTAAATGAGCACTCTAACTTATTTGAGGAGTACTTTGTGTGTGTCAGTAAGGGGAATACCCTTGCAAGAGGAAGAGGAGTGTTCTTCTGTCGTTTAACACCAAATGACTATTATAGCATAATTTATATCCCATGGTTCACTTCAATTTCTGTGATGATCACAAATATTTACAATCTCTTTGTCACTATTCACTCATTGTCAAATTGGAGACGATAAGTACAATATTTTTCTTGAATAATTATTTGGATGGGTGCAACATGTTCAACTCTCCAAAAGCTATGGAGAATGATGTAATATGTGGAGAAGTAAATGTGTAGTTTATTATTGTTCTAAttaagaaatattatgttatcattcaaaatttaggACAAAAAGTTCTTAGAAAAAGTAGTACTGTAATTCAGGCTTTTGGTCTAATTAACAATTAATGAAACTCGAGTAGCAGTTTAGGTTTATCAGGACTGTACTCAAGCACAAAAGGAGTACTATTGGTTTATTTAGTGTGGGAGTACTCTCTCAAAAGGAAGAACAGTACTCCTGTATTGTTCTGCATTGATGACAATTGTAGCATCAAATAAACTTAATGGACAAAAGACTTCCCTAAACTGAGAGAGTAAGAGAATTTCTAATAAATAAGAAATTGCGAAGACCAAATACAATCCATTGATGAAGACCACATACAATCCATTGATGAAAATTAATAGCCGAAACACACAAACAAATTTTCACAACTCAAAGGTACATGCTAAATATCCAAGAATGTTATAAACAACCAAACCATACAATCTCTGAACACAAAATGAAAAACTACAGATCCTAATAATCATCTATGATTACAAATCAGTTACACATGTAAACCCCACTCTCAAGTTTGTGACTAACCTCATAGAAGTCTGTCTTTCCCTCCGAAGCCGGCCGTATAGAAACTCCGGACAACGTCTCAGTTGTTTGTACAGaaaatttcacataaccaactacctcaatttcttcatcatcatcttcgttAGAATCCACTGGCATCCTTACTCTCAACCTTCCAGGAGAGCCCTTCAACGGAATCGCTGGCACAATCCatttaatttctttatcaaCCCTATTCAAAACAGCTTTTGGAGAAACCTTCAAAAGAGTTGGGTCAACTGGtagtttcaaaatgaatgtaaCATCAGTCAATGGAGCAAGCAAATCAGGGTTTGAAACATATTGTATCATAACAGAAATGAAACTCCCCGTGTGTCGTTTTATAAGTCGAACCCTCAAAGGCAAAGGTGTTAACTTCGGAAGTAAACTAAATTTCATAATTGGTATAGGCTCCTCTGACGCTGCTGTCCTAACATGAAACATCCCATTCTCAAGGCTACTAACACGAGAACTCTGCAAAGCAAATCGTTTAACAGCTTTTGTTCCCTCAACTCGGAATGAGAATTCAGTTTCTTTATCACCATCGGAACTTTGAGGTGGCAAAGTTTTGATGTAAACAACACCCATAAATCCAACCCTTGCAAGCAGTGATTCCCTGAACTCTACACTAATTTCTTCCGAGATATACATCTCAGGACCCTTCATTTCGGTTTTCTTCACCAAATTCTCAAGTGCATCACCTTCCCCAGCTGTTCCCTTAGGTGCAACATCTGGCCCTGTCTGCAAGAGCTCAACTCCACCAAGACCTTGAGGTTTTGGTGCCTTGGTTGGACCCACAAACTCCGAAGCATCGAGTCCACCACCCCAAGCATCATTGAAACCTTCAAAAGCTTCACCAATTGAAGCTTGTTCCATTCCAAACTCAACTCCACCATAATTCCCTTCAAATCCCTCCACATTTATATGAGTCGATTGTGTTGCCTCTGGAGGCGGCAATGTAGTAACATCAAGACCTTCCAAAGCTGTAGCCAAATCATTGGAAGAACCATCCTTAGTCTTCTTAAACCCACTCACAAGCTCTTGAGGTTTGTTAATGGCATCACTAGCCGCAAATGGATCCTTTTCCACTTCAACCTCTTCCTGTTTCTGCTTCTGTTGAATCTCTTCATTCTGTTCACTGGTCACCGGAGCAGCAAGGCTAGCCACCACTTCATCACCGGCTTCAAGCGTCTCCTGAGGCAATTCAAATCTCGCATTTGCAAATGCATCAATGCTCGCTTGATGTTCGACGGAATGCACCTCCGCGGAAGACCAATTATCCGCACCACGGATCTTATTCTCTGTATCAATTGCAGAATGCACCATCTTAGCAATACTATCACCGTGCATTGTGGCAAGCATCGCGGCAAGACGGATATTGCTAACACCACGAAGAACAATATCAAGTGCCATATAGATCTCGGCGTATTTCCGGCCGAGCTTCTCCGGCGTGACGTCAACGCCACGGCAAGCGGTGACGACGACACTAACAGCTTGATTAACAATATGAATGCATTCGAAAACATTGACGGAGTTATCGTGATCGGCGACGGTTATTCCAAGGACGTAGATTCCGTTAACTAAACGATAAACGATGCGGTAACGGCTTTCGACTCCGACGATGACTTGACCACTGGAAGCGGCGAGGGGATCGTCACCGATGGATTCGGCGGCGTAGGCGTCTTCGGGGGCGttgattttgttgttcttgGTTGCGGCGAATGCGCGGCGCGTGTGACGGAAAGCGGAAAGAGCGCCGAGGGCGCGTGAGGGTGGGAACCACTCGCGGGTTTGAAGAAGGATATCGGATCCATTGGTTGGTTGTAGAGAGAGTGCTAAACAAGACATTGTAATGAATGATTCGGATCGGGATTTTGGTTAGGGTTTTCTGATTGAGGGAGGTGTAAGGAAAATGAAATTGAGTTGTGAAGAAAAATGGTTTCGTTTGTTTCAGATTTGAATTTTGGTgagttgaaattttgaatttgagatatagaaaattgaaattggatGTTGAAAATTGAAGGATGGAAAAAGGAATAGAATCGGAAAAAGAGTTGCAGATCGGAGtgtggtggtgatggtggtggtggaagaGGACTGATTAGACTCGCTATCACACCAATCggaaattttgttttctttttcagtAAAGTAATTGGGCCAAACGATCTAGATATGAGCCCATCACCTATAAGTTACGAGGGaaaacacttttttattttattttattttagggacGGAAaattatttgtgaaattaagtttgatgactttgatgtattttgataaaaaaagatcgatagataaataattaaaataaattattttgatgagaaaGAATAATTGGTTTAAAAAGATACAAACAAAGTCACCAAAGCTCAAAGTTGCACAAGTGAAACTCAATTATAACCCGTTAGTTTCAATGATATAGTATTAAGTTCCATCGAcaaaatacaaatatacaaaagaATGTATATAGCAATCACGTTAGGAGCGGGAGTTGAATTAACATATGTTATTGATTTGTCAC harbors:
- the LOC11441773 gene encoding uncharacterized protein, yielding MSCLALSLQPTNGSDILLQTREWFPPSRALGALSAFRHTRRAFAATKNNKINAPEDAYAAESIGDDPLAASSGQVIVGVESRYRIVYRLVNGIYVLGITVADHDNSVNVFECIHIVNQAVSVVVTACRGVDVTPEKLGRKYAEIYMALDIVLRGVSNIRLAAMLATMHGDSIAKMVHSAIDTENKIRGADNWSSAEVHSVEHQASIDAFANARFELPQETLEAGDEVVASLAAPVTSEQNEEIQQKQKQEEVEVEKDPFAASDAINKPQELVSGFKKTKDGSSNDLATALEGLDVTTLPPPEATQSTHINVEGFEGNYGGVEFGMEQASIGEAFEGFNDAWGGGLDASEFVGPTKAPKPQGLGGVELLQTGPDVAPKGTAGEGDALENLVKKTEMKGPEMYISEEISVEFRESLLARVGFMGVVYIKTLPPQSSDGDKETEFSFRVEGTKAVKRFALQSSRVSSLENGMFHVRTAASEEPIPIMKFSLLPKLTPLPLRVRLIKRHTGSFISVMIQYVSNPDLLAPLTDVTFILKLPVDPTLLKVSPKAVLNRVDKEIKWIVPAIPLKGSPGRLRVRMPVDSNEDDDEEIEVVGYVKFSVQTTETLSGVSIRPASEGKTDFYEVSHKLESGVYMCN